ACGGTGGCTCTCGACGGGGGTGAGTCTGGCGCTGGCTCCATGGTTATGCTGGCCCCGGATTGCCCACTGTGTTCCAGCGGTACCTCGGTTGCTCTGCTGGCGACCGACTGGCATCTGCCACCCGTCCCAGGCCTGCACCCACCGGTTCAACCCTCCAGCGCTCTGCCGCTGATCAGCCAACCCCCGCACTGGCCGCCGGCCAGCCCGCGCGCTTCGCCTCTCACAGCCTGACGCTTCCCTTCAACTGGCCAACCCGGCGTTGGCCTGGATAGATTTTGCTCAGGAATTGATTGATGACGACTATTAATGTTCGCCAGCCGCTGCCGCGCCTGGCTGGTCTCTCTGCGTTTGCTCTAGTGTTGCTGGCCCCGGCCGTTATGGCCGATCACCCATTGAAACTGGCACCAGTGGTGGTCACCGGGGTGCATCAGGAGACCCCGCTTACCCTGGTCACCGACCCGAAAAACCCGCGTCAACCGATGCCGGCCAGTGATGCCGGTGATTATCTGAAAACCCTGCCGGGCTTCAGTGCCATTCGCGGCGGCGGCACCAACAATGATCCGGTTTTGCGTGGCATGTTCGGCTCGCGCCTGAATCTGCTCAACAATGGCGGCGAAATGCTGGGTGCCTGCCCGTCGCGCATGGATTCGCCATCCTCGTATATCGCACCGGAAACCTTTGACCGCCTGACCGTGATCAAGGGGCCGCAAAGCGTCACCTGGGGGCCGGGCAATTCCGCGGGCACCATTCTGTTCGAGCGTGACCCGGAGATTTTCAGCGAGCCGGGTCAACGCCTGGATGTATCCGCAGTACTGGGATCAGCCAGCCGTCGTGACCTGTTGCTGGATGGCGCCATTGGCGGGCCAAGCGGCTACCTGCGGCTGACCGGCAACCGTTCGCGGGCGGACGACTATCGTGATGGCAACGGTGACCGGGTACCGGCGCGCTGGGACAAGTGGAATACCGATCTGGCCATGGGTTTCACGCCGGATAGCGACACGCTGGTGGAATTGACCCTGGGTCGCGGTGATGCCGAAGCCCGCTATGCCGGCCGAGGGATGGATGGCAGCCAGTTCGAGCGTGACAGTGCCGGGCTGCGTTTTACCCGTGAACTGGGTGACAGTGGACTGACCGGCATTAGCGCCCAGCTGTATTACAACTATGCCGATCACGTCATGGACAACTACAGCCTGCGCACGCCACCGACCAGCGGCATGATGGCCGGGCCGCGCGCCACCAATGTGGACCGCCGGACCCTGGGTGCGCGCGTGAGCAGCGACTGGCTGTGGGATGACTGGGCGCTGCAACTGGGTGCGGATGCCCAGCGCAACCGGCATCGAACCCGTAGCGGCATCGGCGAAGGTGCCTACCGGCAATTACCCTGGCTGGAAGATGCCACTTTCAGTCAATACGGCGTATTTGCCGAGGCGACCTATAGCGCAACCAGCGCGCGTCAGTGGATTGCCGGGGCACGCCTTGATCGGCACCGCGTGCAGGATAGCCGTGAACAGACGGGCAGCGGCATGATGGTGATGGCCAACCCGACAGCCGGGCAGAGTCGCAGCGACACCTTGCCATCCGGCTTTGTGCGACTGGAGCAACGGTTGAGCGACAGCATCCTGGGTTATGCCGGCATTGGCCATGTGCAGCGCTTCCCGGATTACTGGGAACTGTTTTCACCCCGAGTAGCGCCGCTGGGTGAAACCAATGCCTTCGCCGGCATTCAGCCGGAGCGCACCACGCAACTGGATGTTGGGCTGCAATACCAGCAAGACGGCCGCCAGGCCTGGGTATCAGCCTATGCCGGCAGGATTGATGATTACATCCTGTTCAGCTATCCACTTGCTGGCGGCATGCCGCACCAGAACAGCCGGGCAGATAATGTCGATGCCCGCATCATGGGGATTGAACTGGGGGCCGTGTATCCGCTGAGCCAGCAGTGGACGCTGGATGGCAACCTGGCCTATGCCTGGGGCAAGAACCGTGACACCGGTCGGCCATTGCCGCAGATGCCACCGGTGGACGCCAAACTGGGACTGACCTGGGCAGCGGATAACTGGAGTGCCGGTGGACTCTTGCGTGGCGTTGCCGGACAAGGCCGCACGGCAGTGAATCAGGGCAATGTGGTCGGCCGTGACCTGGGTGACAGCAGCGGCTTTGTGGTGGCGTCCGTGCATGCCGCCTGGAAAGCCAGTGACCAGCTGCGCCTGAGTACCGGTATCGACAACCTGTTTGACCGTGCCTACAGCGAACACCTGAACATGGCCGGCAACGCCGGTTTCGGCTTCCCCGCCGAACCAACCCGGATCAACGAACCGGGCCGGACATGGTGGGTGAAGTTGGATGTGAGTTTGTAGGGCGTTCAGGAGCCCGGATGTCTTGGACTCTTCCCCCTCTCCCCAACCCCTCTCCCGCAAGGGGAGGGGGGCTATGTGTATGCTTGAGAGATTATGCAGTCCCCCCCCCCGACCTCGCCTGCGGCCACCTGTCCTGCGCAGAACTTAGGGCGTTCGGGCGGGCGAAGCAGTGCTTCGCTGTTAGCCGCCCTCACCCCGCAAGGGGAGAGGGGTGACTCGGTGCTGGGTGATGTTCACGTATAGCCCCTCTCCCCTTGCGGGAGAGGGGTTGGGGAGAGGGGGAGACTTTACTGCAGCGGCTCCAATACCTCGTCCCCATACAACTCATGCATGGCCGATGAGGCCCAGCTGTCCCAGCCACCGGATTCACTGCGGCTGAGCAGCAGCACGGTCAGCCCTTGCTGCTCGGCCATGGCCTGGGCCGCTTCGGTACCCAGTACCATCAGTGCAGTGGCCCAGCCATCAGCCAGCATGGCTGACGGGTGCATAACGGTCACCGACGCCAGTTTATGCTGTACCGGCATGCCATTGCGCGGATCAATCGTGTGCGAATAACGCTGGCCATCAGCTTCGAAATAATTGCGATAATCCCCCGAGGTGGCGACCGACAGGTCACGTACCGGCAATATATGTTGCGCCACTTCCATCTGTTGGCTGTCCGGCAGTTCGACGCCGATGCGCCAGGGCGCGCCGTCGCTGCGGACGCCCAGGGCGATCAGGTCGCCACCGAGGTTGACCAGGTGATTGGCCACGCCCTGGTCCAGCAGCCACTGCGATACCCGGTCGACGGCATAGCCCTTGGCGATGGCGGACAGGTCGACATAGACATCGCGCTGGCGGCGTAACCGTTGGCCGTCAGTGTCCAGTTCCAGGTAGTGGTAACCCACCTCGGACAGGCGGCGCTCGCGTTCGCTGTCGCTGGGGGTTTCCAGGGGGCGGGCTTCGGGACCAAAGCTCCACAGGTTGACCAGGCCGCCAACGGTGACATCGAAAGCGCCGTCACTGGTGCGGGCGATCTGGTCACTGGCTTCCAGCACGGTAAACAGAGAGCGGGAAACTGTGACCCATTCGCCGGGCTCACCCTGGTTCAACTGACTGAGTTCGGAGTCATCCCGGTAGGTGGACATGCTGGCATCCACCGCCTGCATTTCCTCCACGGCGCCCTGATGCAGCGCTTCCAGTTCGGCTTCGCTGAAAGCTCCGGCCAGAGTGATCTGGTAGAAGGTGCCGAAGATATTGCCCTGCAGGTGGTGTTGTTCAGGCTGGGGTTCACGGCTACAGGCGTTGATCAACAAGACACTCAGCAGCAATGCCAGCAGGCGATGCGGGTTCAGCATGGGCAACCTCCTCAGAGAAAAATCCACAACAGCATGGCACCCAGAACCAGACGGTAGATGACAAAGGGCTGCATGCCGATACGTTGGATAAAGGCCAGGAAATAATGAATGCACAGGAAGGCGCTGATACCGGAGAGCAGGACGCCACCGGCCATCACGGCCCAATCGATGGGTACGTCACTGCCGACCAGGTCTTTGGTTTCCAGCGCACAGGCGAGAAAGATCACCGGAATCGACAGCAGAAAAGAAAAACGCGCCGCCGCCTCCCGGCTCAGACCCAGCAGCAATGCCGCGGTGATGGTGATGCCGGAGCGCGAGGTGCCGGGGAACAGGGCGATGGCCTGGGCAATACCGATGACGGCGACATCCTTCCAGGTCATCTGGCTGACCTCACGTGTGCCGCGGTGACGCCAGTCGGCCCAGCCCAGCAGCAAGCCGAAAACGATCAGACCGGCGGCCAGATACAAGGGTGAACGCAACACGGTTTCGATCACGTCCTTGAATGCCAGCCCGGCCAGGCCGACCGGGATGGTACCCAGAATCACCGCCCAGGCCAGTCGGGCATCCGCATCCAGTTGCCGGGTTGCCAGTGAACGGGTCCAGCTCAGGGTCATGTTGATCAGATCCTGGCGGAAATAGATCATCACGGCAGACAGGCTGCCCAGATGCAGGGCAACATCAAAGACCAGTCCCTGATCGTCCCAGTTGGTCAGTACCGGTACCAGAATCAGGTGAGCCGAGCTGGAAACCGGCAAAAATTCGGTGATCCCCTGCACGATGGCAAGGACGATGACGTGTATCCAGTCCATGGGCGTTCCAAAGAGCTTCACGATAAAAAGGCGCCCAAGTTAAGCATGCCTTGGCCGCCAATGCGAGTCAGTTGTCAGCCAGCCGGTACACTCAAGATGGCCGTCGCAATGCTGAACATAGACGATTACCCCGGTGATATCGGCAATGGTAGTGACCAGTGGCGCCGACGCCCCCCGGGAACGTCGAGTTGCACCCGGCCAGCAGGCTGCCAGGGCTGCCAGTGGCGATTGGGCGCTGTTGCCTGGGAACGCCGAGTTGTACTCGGCAAACACCCCGGCAGGGGTGTCATGGCCGCTAATGCCGAGTGCAACTCGGCGCTCCCAACGTCAATCAACTCAGGCTCGGAGTATCCGTACCGCTATGACGCTGTTGCCGCGGGTTCCGGCAGCCGACGCAGCAGCAGGGCCATGTCCGGCCGGACCCCGGCCGGTGCCGGTATCCACACCCGGTGGCCGGTACCCGGCGCAGCCGTGACTGCTTCACGCTTGGCGTTTTCCAGCGCTTCCAGACGAAACACATGGTTGCCCGCCGGGGTCATCAGCTCCACTTCATCACCCAGCTCGAAGCGATTCTTCACCTCGATCAGCAGCCAGTCGCCCTCGTGCTGCAGGACTTCACCGACAAACTGGTGGCGACTCATCCGCGAGCTGCCCTGTTCGTAGTTCTGGTACACCCCGTGTGGATGCCGACGGTAGAAGCCTTCGGTGTAGCCGCGGTTGGCCAGGCTTTCCAGGTCATCCATCAGGCTGAGATCAAAGGGCTTGCCGGCCACCGCATCGTCGATTGCCCGGCGGTAGGTCTGCACGGTGCGCGCTACATAGAAATGCGTTTTGGTCCGACCTTCGATTTTCAGCGAATCAATACCCATCTGCATGAATTGCTCGACATGCTGCACGGCGCGCAGGTCCTTCGAATTCATGATGTAGGTGCCGTGTTCGTCCTCTTCGATTGCCATGGGTTCGTCCGGTTTGTCGTGCTGCTGCACCACCTGAATCGGCTGCGCGAGCACTTCAATATTGCCCTCGGCAGTCTCCATGGCCGGTTTGACGTCGTACTGCCAACGGCAGGCATTGGTGCAGGCGCCCTGATTGGCATCACGGTGATTGAAGTAGCCGGACAGCAGGCAGCGCCCGGAATAGGCAATACACAGCGCACCATGGACAAAGACTTCCAGACCGATATCCGGGCAGCGGCGACGAATCTCGGCAACCTCGTCGAGCGACAGTTCACGTGACAGAATGACCCGCTCGATGCCCATCTGCTGCCAGAATTTGACCGTGGCCCAGTTCACCGCGTTGGCCTGCACCGACAAATGCACCGGCAGGTCGGGCCATTTCTCGCGTACCAGCATGATCAGGCCCGGGTCGGACATGATCAGGGCATCCGGGCCCATGGCGATTACCGGCTCCAGATCCCGCAGGTAGGTATCCACCTTGTTGTTGTGCGCGGCGATATTGCTCGCCAGATAGAACCGCTTGCCCAGCGCATGCGCCTCGGCAATGGCGGCGGCCATCACCTCGGGGTGGTTGAAGTCGTTTTCCCGCACGCGCAGGCTGTAGCGCGGCTGACCGGCATAGGCGGCATCGGCGCCATAGGCAAAGGCAAAACGCATGGCTTTCAGGGTGCCGGCGGGGGCCAGCAATTCCGGGGCTGTGCGGCTCATGGGTGCTCCTGTGAACAAGACAAGATGATGGCGGGGCAATATAAGCACTTTTCGCCAGGCCATCTTGATCCTGATCAGGTTTTCACTTCATGGCGCAGTTGGCGTCGTCCCTAGCTCGATGATCGCAATATGCTCGCCGGCCGTTACCTGAAAGCGCGCCAGTTCCCGCGCAGTGAAATGGGCTTCGAGAGGGTGCGGCCTGAATTCATGCGGCCGTTTGACCAGCAAGATGATGTCCTGATAGAGGCCCCAGTCAAGATTGTTTTGCAGCGATTCAAACCGGTTCCGGGCGGTGCCAGAGTTGATGGCCGAATATCCCAGAGCCGCGTACATGCCACTGCGGTCGCTGATAACCAGGGTGGTTTCTGGCGGGAAATGATCCTGCAAGTAGTGCCGGGCGTACTTGAACTCCTTGAACAATGTCAGTGATTTGCCACTGGCGTTGTTCAGTGCCTGGGTGTTGCCGGTAATGAACAAGGCGCCACAAACGAAAAAGACCGCAACCCTGGCCTGTGCCGGGCGTGCCAGGCGACTGGCCAAAACCAGCGCATAGGCCGCAAACGGTGCCAGCCACAACAGCTGCAATTGACTCAGGCGGTTGATCCAGGCGAGGTGATAATCACCGTAATAATAGGCCAGGTGGCCAGTCGTCAGGAGTAGCTGGGCCAGCAGGCAGAAGTAGAAAGCCTGCCTCGCCGGACTGAACCAGCTCCGGTTTTTTACCGTCTGCCACAAAAAGGCCGCTATGCCAGCCAGTGCCAGATAGAAGATGATATTGAGTACCGGTTGTCCGTTGGACTGGCCGAGGGCAAAGAAATGCACCATTTGCCAGGCATTCACGAGCAAATGCTCAAGCGCAAAAACCACGTCAACGGATTCGCCCGGGTTGGCAAAGCTGTCGGACAGGAGTTTCTGCCAGGCAATCGGTAAAGCCAGCAAAGGCAGCAGCGGGAACAGATTGCTATAGCTCAGTCCCTGCAATACCCGCCATTTGAAGATGACAATCAGGAGCAGGGGAAACGCCAGCAAGGCGCTTTCATAGCGCGCCTGGGCTGCCAGTAGGGTCAGCAGGCAAAGCAGCTCGAACCCCTGGCCGCTGGGTTTGTACAAAAACCGGTAAATTTGCCCATACACCAGGCCGATCATCAGCATGTTCAATGCATCAAATCCGGAGGAGGTGATGTTCAGCTGGAAAATCGGGAAAGCGGCGATAACCCCGGCGCAAGCAATCGCCATCAGCGAGCCTGAATATCGCAGCATGAACTGGTAGGCAAACATCAGCGTGGTCAGGCCAACCAGCGTATTGAGCACAAAGCCGTTGTACCAGCGAAATCCAGTGAGGTGGTGCAGCAGGGCGGTCAGAAAGGCAAAGAGCCCGGGGCGGTGGGCGTGGTCCGAGGTTTGTGTGTGGTAGCTGTCATAGTAGAAAAACTGCTCGGTGACATTGCGCAGCAGCTTCTCCAGATACAGGCTGCGGCTGGTGGAGAGCAGATTGGTTTCATCCGCCAGCACGCGAAAATCATGGCCCAAAGTCAGACTGATCACAGTGACTGCGCCGACCAGGGCAACCATGGCCCCGACCTGCGTCGTCAACAGGCGATAAATCAGTGCCCGCGCATTCCATGCAGCCAGACCGCTGCTGGCAAGCAAGAAATAGAAGGCTGAACGGACAAACAGATCGGCATGCGTATCTATCCAGAACAGATACCCGCAGGCCAGAATCAGCGCCAGCGCGCTGACCATGAAGGCGGGGAAACGAAAATTGTCGGGCATGGACAAGCCTGATTATTGGCGGTTTCGATCATTCTACCTGTAGCCTTGCCCGGTTAAATACCCCCTGAGTTGATCGCTTGCAGGGCCAGTGGGAGGTTTTTTTTTGCTGCGCATCTCTGTATAAGGATGCTCTTTGATTAAGGCGGAGTAGGTCAGTGGCAAGTATCCCTACCGATATCGATGTTTTCTATGTCGTTTACCGGCCAGACCTACAGCCGCTGAAAGACAGCCTGCAAGCGCTGGCAGAACAGCAGGGTGAAGGGTTTCAGCGACTGCACCTCTGCATGTGGGACAACTCACAGGATGTGACGGTGCACGCTGAGCTGAAAGAGCTGCTCGCACCCTTTCGCGATATCTTTGCCAGTACCCGGCTGATTCAGAGTGAAGACAACCTCGGCTTTGGCCGTGGCAACAACCGCTTGCTGGATGCCAGTGAGCAACCCTGGGTGCTGCTGATGAATCAGGATGCAGTGCCGGAGCCGGGGGCGCTGCATGAGTTGGCGACAAGCCTGGCCAGCCAGGGTGAGCAGGTTGCAGCGCTGGAGTTGCGCCAGATTCCCTTCGAACATCCCAAGGAATACAACCCGTCGACCGGCATCACGCCCTGGGTGTCCGGTGCTGCCTGCCTGATCAGGCGCGAGGCACTCACAGCGGTGGGTGGTTTTGATGAAGGTTTTTTCATGTATGCCGAGGATGTTGATCTGAGCTGGCGCTTGCGTGCAGCCGGTTGGCAACTGGTCTATGTGCCGCGCGCTGCCGTCTGGCATGACACCTACCGAAACCCGGGTGAAGAAAAACCCATGCAGGCGGTAGAAGGGACGCTGAACAATCTGCTGATGCGCGTGCGCTATGGCCGCCTTATAGATGTATTCATCGGCTTGCTGGGGGTGTTCCGTGAAGTGCTGGCGCCGTCTTCTTTCAAAGGCAGGCGCTGGCAGTTTTTGCGCCTGTACGCCCGCTTTGCCCGTCTGGCCCCCCAATACCATCGCTCACGGATAAGGCCTGCTCCAGGTGTTGATTTCGCCGCGGATTTTCGTGGCTGGAATTTTTCTCGTCACCGCGAAGGCGCTTTTGTTTCCTTCCGCCGGGCTGAAGAGTGGGCTGAGCATCCGCAGCCACTGGTCAGTATTATCGTACGCACGCACAAGCGGCCGGCCATGCTTCGGGAGGCATTGCAGTCGCTGGTCCGGCAGACCTGGAATAATCTGCAGGTAGTGGTGGTGGAAGATGGTGAGCCGCTCAGTCAGCCCATGCTGGAAAGCGAGTTCGCCAGTCTGAACCTGCGCTACCTGGCCACCGGGCAGAATGTGGGCCGATCAGCAGCAGGCAATCGGGCCCTGGCGCTGGCCGAAGGCGAATGGATTGGCTTTCTGGATGATGATGACCAGCTGTTTGCCGACCATATCGAGGTGCTGCTGAGCCAGGCACAGAATGCCGGGGTCAAAGGTGTTTACGGACTGGCCGATGAGGTGCTGACCGAACTGAATAGCGTCGCCCCGCTGGATTATCGCGAAACGGGTACGTTGTTGCGTTACCGGCAGCCTTTCTCGCGCTTTTTGCTCTGGCACCACAATTATTTGCCGATTCAGAGCGTGCTTTTTCATCGCAGCCTGTATGAGCAGCACGGTGGTTTTGCTGAAGATATGGATCAGCTGGAAGACTGGGACCTGTGGGTGCGTTACAGCCTGGAGCATGATTTTTTGATGCTGGAAAAAACCACCTCCCGTTATCGGGTGCCCGCCAGTCAGCAGCACAGCAAGGAACGTCTGGCCCAGCTGGATGCGGCCTATGTCGATGCCCGCCGGCGTCAGGATGCGTTGCAGTTTACTATCAGCCCGCGACAGTTTGTCGATATGGCGGAAGCCTATCACAGCGGCCTGGCGGTTCAGGTGCAGCGCCATGCCCGCTTGCGCGTCTGGTTGCAGCGTATGGGCTTGTTGGGTCTGGCGCGTCAAGTGCGGGGCCGCTGGCTGCGCCTGCGTGGTCACTGAATGATGTCTTCTGGTCACCCTGAACGTTTGCATGTCGCCATCCTGGTTCACTGCTGGCAACCACAGCAACTGTTTGCCGTCGTGGATAGTTTGGCCGTGGCTTTGTTGCCGCTGCATGCAGACGGCATGCAGTTGCGTATCAGCGTGCTGGATAACGGTGATTCGGGGCAGCCGGAACGTTTGCTCCCGGTAGTGCAGCGCGGAAAAATGCGGCTGCCGGCGGCTGACTGGCAACTGCAAGGCGGCCTGCCCAACAAGGGCTATGGTGCGGGGCATAACATTGCCCTGCGCGCTTCTAGTGCCTGGCAGGCGGACTGGCATCTGGTGCTGAATCCGGACGTCTTGCTGGAGCCCGATGCGCTGCAACAGGGTTTGTCATGGTTGCGTCAGGAGTCGGCCTGTGGTCTGGTGTCGCCCCGCTGTCAGGGATGGGCCAGGGGTGAAACGCAATACCTGGCGCGAACCGCCCCCAGCCCCTTGACC
This sequence is a window from Halopseudomonas salegens. Protein-coding genes within it:
- a CDS encoding DUF2946 family protein, which produces MSASRNRRSWIALFLSWCLFLNVYACCLNQAEMVAPGPDSVAVAYCSLSERAAQTVALDGGESGAGSMVMLAPDCPLCSSGTSVALLATDWHLPPVPGLHPPVQPSSALPLISQPPHWPPASPRASPLTA
- a CDS encoding FAD:protein FMN transferase — its product is MLNPHRLLALLLSVLLINACSREPQPEQHHLQGNIFGTFYQITLAGAFSEAELEALHQGAVEEMQAVDASMSTYRDDSELSQLNQGEPGEWVTVSRSLFTVLEASDQIARTSDGAFDVTVGGLVNLWSFGPEARPLETPSDSERERRLSEVGYHYLELDTDGQRLRRQRDVYVDLSAIAKGYAVDRVSQWLLDQGVANHLVNLGGDLIALGVRSDGAPWRIGVELPDSQQMEVAQHILPVRDLSVATSGDYRNYFEADGQRYSHTIDPRNGMPVQHKLASVTVMHPSAMLADGWATALMVLGTEAAQAMAEQQGLTVLLLSRSESGGWDSWASSAMHELYGDEVLEPLQ
- a CDS encoding glycosyltransferase, which gives rise to MMSSGHPERLHVAILVHCWQPQQLFAVVDSLAVALLPLHADGMQLRISVLDNGDSGQPERLLPVVQRGKMRLPAADWQLQGGLPNKGYGAGHNIALRASSAWQADWHLVLNPDVLLEPDALQQGLSWLRQESACGLVSPRCQGWARGETQYLARTAPSPLTLLLRNLPSGLQARSGISRALQRHCYADQPLDQPVYDVETQSGCFMLGPLAAFDSVQGFAEAFFMYFEDLDLSLRLRRAGWRIDRVPGVRITHGGGAAGHKGVTHARYFIISALRFFARHPLVALGRRPTRSAGRKRGNRL
- the trhP gene encoding prephenate-dependent tRNA uridine(34) hydroxylase TrhP; translation: MSRTAPELLAPAGTLKAMRFAFAYGADAAYAGQPRYSLRVRENDFNHPEVMAAAIAEAHALGKRFYLASNIAAHNNKVDTYLRDLEPVIAMGPDALIMSDPGLIMLVREKWPDLPVHLSVQANAVNWATVKFWQQMGIERVILSRELSLDEVAEIRRRCPDIGLEVFVHGALCIAYSGRCLLSGYFNHRDANQGACTNACRWQYDVKPAMETAEGNIEVLAQPIQVVQQHDKPDEPMAIEEDEHGTYIMNSKDLRAVQHVEQFMQMGIDSLKIEGRTKTHFYVARTVQTYRRAIDDAVAGKPFDLSLMDDLESLANRGYTEGFYRRHPHGVYQNYEQGSSRMSRHQFVGEVLQHEGDWLLIEVKNRFELGDEVELMTPAGNHVFRLEALENAKREAVTAAPGTGHRVWIPAPAGVRPDMALLLRRLPEPAATAS
- a CDS encoding TonB-dependent copper receptor codes for the protein MTTINVRQPLPRLAGLSAFALVLLAPAVMADHPLKLAPVVVTGVHQETPLTLVTDPKNPRQPMPASDAGDYLKTLPGFSAIRGGGTNNDPVLRGMFGSRLNLLNNGGEMLGACPSRMDSPSSYIAPETFDRLTVIKGPQSVTWGPGNSAGTILFERDPEIFSEPGQRLDVSAVLGSASRRDLLLDGAIGGPSGYLRLTGNRSRADDYRDGNGDRVPARWDKWNTDLAMGFTPDSDTLVELTLGRGDAEARYAGRGMDGSQFERDSAGLRFTRELGDSGLTGISAQLYYNYADHVMDNYSLRTPPTSGMMAGPRATNVDRRTLGARVSSDWLWDDWALQLGADAQRNRHRTRSGIGEGAYRQLPWLEDATFSQYGVFAEATYSATSARQWIAGARLDRHRVQDSREQTGSGMMVMANPTAGQSRSDTLPSGFVRLEQRLSDSILGYAGIGHVQRFPDYWELFSPRVAPLGETNAFAGIQPERTTQLDVGLQYQQDGRQAWVSAYAGRIDDYILFSYPLAGGMPHQNSRADNVDARIMGIELGAVYPLSQQWTLDGNLAYAWGKNRDTGRPLPQMPPVDAKLGLTWAADNWSAGGLLRGVAGQGRTAVNQGNVVGRDLGDSSGFVVASVHAAWKASDQLRLSTGIDNLFDRAYSEHLNMAGNAGFGFPAEPTRINEPGRTWWVKLDVSL
- a CDS encoding undecaprenyl-diphosphate phosphatase, giving the protein MDWIHVIVLAIVQGITEFLPVSSSAHLILVPVLTNWDDQGLVFDVALHLGSLSAVMIYFRQDLINMTLSWTRSLATRQLDADARLAWAVILGTIPVGLAGLAFKDVIETVLRSPLYLAAGLIVFGLLLGWADWRHRGTREVSQMTWKDVAVIGIAQAIALFPGTSRSGITITAALLLGLSREAAARFSFLLSIPVIFLACALETKDLVGSDVPIDWAVMAGGVLLSGISAFLCIHYFLAFIQRIGMQPFVIYRLVLGAMLLWIFL
- a CDS encoding glycosyltransferase family 2 protein, yielding MASIPTDIDVFYVVYRPDLQPLKDSLQALAEQQGEGFQRLHLCMWDNSQDVTVHAELKELLAPFRDIFASTRLIQSEDNLGFGRGNNRLLDASEQPWVLLMNQDAVPEPGALHELATSLASQGEQVAALELRQIPFEHPKEYNPSTGITPWVSGAACLIRREALTAVGGFDEGFFMYAEDVDLSWRLRAAGWQLVYVPRAAVWHDTYRNPGEEKPMQAVEGTLNNLLMRVRYGRLIDVFIGLLGVFREVLAPSSFKGRRWQFLRLYARFARLAPQYHRSRIRPAPGVDFAADFRGWNFSRHREGAFVSFRRAEEWAEHPQPLVSIIVRTHKRPAMLREALQSLVRQTWNNLQVVVVEDGEPLSQPMLESEFASLNLRYLATGQNVGRSAAGNRALALAEGEWIGFLDDDDQLFADHIEVLLSQAQNAGVKGVYGLADEVLTELNSVAPLDYRETGTLLRYRQPFSRFLLWHHNYLPIQSVLFHRSLYEQHGGFAEDMDQLEDWDLWVRYSLEHDFLMLEKTTSRYRVPASQQHSKERLAQLDAAYVDARRRQDALQFTISPRQFVDMAEAYHSGLAVQVQRHARLRVWLQRMGLLGLARQVRGRWLRLRGH